A segment of the Lolium perenne isolate Kyuss_39 chromosome 3, Kyuss_2.0, whole genome shotgun sequence genome:
GTCCGTATCTAGCTACTTTACTTCGATTTCGATGATGTCCCTCGACCGGCTCGATAAAAATGCTgccatgtaggtagcatcttctatCACGGACTAACACTTTAACCACGACGATAGTTTTTGACGCAATTGCCGAAATACAAACAATACAATATGTGGGTAATTCCCTCCATGAAAATGTCGATCAACGGTAAACTTATATTCATGTTATTTGCACAGGTCAATAATAAAATTGTACTAACATCCATATTTACGGAAGCCGGTCGGGGAGCCTTACTAATTAGGAAACAAGCTTACATTGTTTAATTATCTTGGGAGATCATGGTCTAAACAATAAAGATACGCCTAGACAGATAGCTTATGCGCTACCTCATATTAGCCCACCTTGAGTAATGGATAAAACCATGCAATCATGATAGGTGGAAACCAATTAAAACCGTCATACAAAAGCATCCATTCCCCGGCGTATCGATGTCCACTGGATTGTCTGACCGAACGGTGAGTTTGTTACACCCCAAGTCTAGGGATGGCAGATTGCAAATCAGGCTACCACTCCAGTTGACACCAAGTACAAGGTATCCACCACCGATGGCAAGCCTACAATTGATGCTCCTCTCTACCGCAAGATCATCAGTGCCCTTCAGTACTTCACCCTGACACACCCAGATATCTGCTACGTCGTGCAATGAGTCTACTTGACCCTCACTGAGACTTGCATTGGGCTTAGCGGATTCTTTGCTATGTCTGTGGGACTACGCAGTACATTCTTTGTGCTTAGTCGGGTTCGGTCTACGTTGGCTTCCCCAATACTTGATGATCTACCTCGTGTTTTTTTTGCGTCACCAACCGCTCCACTTTGACAACTAGGGGAGGGGGGTGTTAACTAAATATATGTACTACCGCGTCTAGCCACCTACCGAATTCCCTATCCTTCCATCTCCCTTTGTTTTCCATATATAAGCCTTGAGATACTCTAGGTATAGGTGTAGATCTCCGTTTGTCTAGAAAGTAACCTTGTATTAAAAATACCCCAAGAACAATACAATCAACATGTTATGCACCCAAATCCCAATCTACATTATGTTTCTCTTTTTTCTATTTATCTTCTTTTTTGTTGCTAGTTCCATCATTGCACTTTTTTTTTGACCTACCTAGCTCGTTGAGTAAACTTGCCTTGACATATTGActtaatatgtgaattttgacttGCATTGATGTTATCTTGACTTAATATGTTAAATTTACAAATTCAACAAGTTAGCCATCGAGTAATTATTGATCGGTATGTGGAGATGATTAATGTATTTACCATTATTTTTGGCATTGTAGGTTAATAATTTTTTACATTTCAAAACTAATGGAGTTACAATATATATAAAATGTAATTTTGGTGTGCCAGGAATGTAAGTTTTGGCACAAGAAAAATCTGAACTTACTAGTTCACACACTTGCAGTACTTTGAGGTGAATGTCGGTAATCAAGTTTGTTCCATATAATAGGTTCGAGGAAAGGTGATAATCATGCAGACTCGATTTCCCCTGTGTCCTTTTGGAAAACTCCTTATCTAGAACAAGTTCCAATCCGCTAGTCATGTTTTTACAAGTTATACAACATGTAAAATAAGGgcaatcaacattgcaatttagaTAGTAAAATCATGTATGTTAAGTGCAATCCATGCTTTGAAATCATATTAGCGGgggttttttttttcttggtGAGGGTCATTGTTCACTTTATCATGCATGTCGATGTGAGTAAAACAAGGTGTCTAGGCTAAGTGCCATGTTTCTGTGTATGTGTGGTGCCAAATTTGAGTGATGCCAAATTTGAAATCAGCCGGCTAGCTCTCAAATAAACAGTCCAAAttttaacatgaaatgaaaaataCTTGAAATTTTAGCATAATCAAGTTGACCATTTTTGCAACTACCAAACGTGGTGACATTCAACATGTAACGGTGACTTGTAAGTTTTTAATACATTGCTTTATCTTCAGTAGATGGCAGTGCATGCATGTTACTTTAGATTAATTGTTTCAAATTCTTAGCTAATTTTCTATTTTGCATAAAGTTAATGACTCTCATGACACAAGGGTTTAAGTACATAGATCAGTCTATGGGAAGATTAGGGCACACGGTACATCACGATTGAATATGTTGGGCACTTTAAAGTGCCCTGAATTTGAATTTTGTGCCTTAAAAACAATTTGGACCACTTTTAGAAGTGTCTACTTTACTTGACTGTGAAAATATTTGCATAAATATGAAAAAATGACCCAAAACATGTACATTCCAAGATATCTGAGAAATACACCTAAATACAAAAGGAGGCACCTTGAGAAAGTGCCTTACAAAAGGTAGATGTACTATAAGAGCATGCCCCCAAAGCAAGTAGAGGCACTTCGAAAATGTGCCCCAGAAACCAAGTACATGCAGTTTGAGGAAGTGGCACAAAACCAAAAAGTCACACTTCACTAAAAAAAATCGGTATTAGCACATACGATTAATAATTATTGTGATGTACTCACTCCGCTcactaatataagatgttttCAGCTTTTTGTAGATTCAATCATTTTAGCATGTATCTAGTttatttttagtgtgtagattcacTCCTTATAGTGTGCATCTAGTTTATATTAAATGTCTAAAACGTACATCTTCTATTTGCGAACAAAGAGGGTATCAACTTAATAGACAATAAAAGGCTGTCTGCATTAATCGACAGATGCCTGAGCTAAGTCTCCAtttcgaaaagaaaaaaaaaagttaaaCTGCCCAGATTTGGCCTACACAAAACGTTGTCCAATCCTTGAACGAGTTCACTCCCAAGTTCTTGCTAGTAGGAGTAGCTTCGGTCTTGCGTATGCAGCCGTCGTTATTAGTTTATTTTTATGCTAATCCAAACAATGGCGATactatctacactacttaaaaaggaggaacatgTTCCCTATTCTGCCTACCTCTCACTACGACCAACAATTTCGTCGTTAGGCTTCGTCGACGCCCCGCACGGACCCGCCTGGGCCGCACTTGCCCCTTCACGTCTCCAAATGGGCCAAGCCTCAGCGAAAAAAAAAACAAGACCAGACCATCGATGGATCTCATCTCCAGTTTCTTCCTCCCCAAATCGCGCCGCCAGCCCTTCCATTctcccaatcccgccgccgccatgctCTACAAGAACATCCACCTCGCAAGTTCTCCCCTACCGTCACCCAGAGATGAGCTGTTGGAGTCAGATGCCTCTCCTAATCGTGCCGCCAGCCCTGCTCCTCGCAATCGCACCACCACGATCCCGTACAAGCACATCCGCCCCATACCAAGCCAGTGAGATCTGGAAGTCAGGGACGACGGTGAGCAAATCCTCGGCGGTAATCGTTGGCCTCCAATGTTTCTTGATTCAAATGAATCATTGGCCTCCATTGTTTCTCAGCACCCAAGATATGGATTTAAGAAGAGATCAAGGAGGAGAGACGACTTTCTATTTTTCTATGTCCTCACGCGCACAACAGTCATACTGCCAAAGGGGTGGACAAAGTTGGTTTGGTAAGTTTTCCTCTTGTATTTTTCTTCAGCACCGGACTTCCATCTCACTGGCTACATATTTCTCGAATTACTATATGTACTTCTCGATCCCATTATTTGTTCATGTGCTATTTCTTTCATGCTTTACAAAGTGATTCATTTGATCTGCAACTAAAACTTCAGATCTATCTGTATTTTAATTTTTGGCAGACTTTGGTATCTATGTACCCGATAGCTGGGCATCAAGAATCTGGAGAATCCATCACCTAGCTTAGCCACTGTTGTCTAAAAAGGTCTGTGATCATCTATTCCATCCCATTCCCCACATGCATCTTTTTGAGTATTTAATTTTGATTCAGCTATGACTATTTTCTATGGAGCAACAACAAAATATTATTTTGTCATGTTATATCAATTACAAATATCCAAACTGAATTTTAATAAATACTTTTTTTCAAAAGAATAGTTAGCAGCTATATCTGCTGTTATATAATAACATTGTATCTCTATTTTGCAGCGCCAACATAGAGCTGCTTTGATGATACTGCCCGTACTGATCGATAACCCAGCGCCTAAGGGAGCCGGAGCACGCCAATCGTCAATTGGCAGATACGGCCGCGGATGGCAGGGAGGAAGGGGATAGGGCGAGGCCATTGCCGCTCGATGAATCGTTGGTGGAGAATTAGCCGGGCCACACCCCACAACCATGAGAATTTCAAGGTGCGGGTTTTCTTTGGTCTTAAAATTTATACTGCTCAGGAGATTTGCAGATTTTATTTAGTCTTAAAATTTATAGTGCTCCGGAGATTGGCCTCGGAGATTTATATATGATGATGTTTTAGTGGTACACCAACCTATATGATTTGCTCTTGTTCATTTAGGCATGTTGGTAGCACCAGATTTATTGTCCAATTTAATTTTGTTCGCTAGCATTTCGGGGATTGAAGAACTCTTAGCGATAATAGGTGATTCATTATAACAAGGAAAGAAAGGGAAAGTCAACATacaagagagagaaagagatagaGAGAATGTGTAGTGCAATCTGCACGCCATATACGTGTGGTCACTTCTCATTGTTGctaattttttatttattttacctgTACTTCCTTTCAAGGCTCCACTGCATTTTGCAGCACTCTGATACTTCATCAGCTAGGTGGAGTAGAGACCTGATCCTGCAATCCGGGGGATGAGAAAGAGTTGCATATGGATAAAATGGATGGAAAGAACTAGAGTGACCACAAGGTGAGAAAGATATCTTGCCGTATACGGGTGTATATTTTGAAATCGTTGTGATGTCAGTTTGAAAAACAGGGGTAATTATTGAGTTGACCAAATAGTTGATTTATGCTTATTAGTGAAAATTCATCGAAGGTGTTGCGACCTACTTCATTTGCGGAGTTGTTGGAAGTTGAACTATCCATTCTACATGGTTAGAATTTCACTGCCAATCTTTTTGATGCAGTTGACATCAAAATCTCTggctgaggttgtgtggttataaCCTTATTCCCAATCATTTGGCACTGTTGGAAATTAGAACTCCCTCTTAAAAAATTTCCTCTATACCACTACAGACAAATCTATTTTCTAGGAACTTAGAAAGGCTGACAATGATGTTTACTGGGATTTCCATTAGTGGATCGGAGTGTGTGATGTCATGGTTATAATAATAGTGTCCATAGACCGATCAGTGCCACAAGGTGAGTTGGAAAGTTAGTACTATAAACAGTGTGTTGGTCTACAAGCAGTAGAGAAAAGCGCCACCTGGTATTATGCCTAGATCTCCAATTGGCTTTGATTGGATGGATTTATGTAATTTTGggctattggtaattaagattgGCTACGTTTCTTTTCTTCTCTGCAATATTTTTATAGACATGATATCCAAGGAAAGTTGTCACAGGCAAGTAATAACAAGTGATAAAAAAACAGCAACTTGGGGTCATCAAAAATTCATTATCTTATTTTTAATAAAATTATGCCAGTTCAAGGCAGCTAAACTTTGCTGCGGAGTGAAAACTGGTTTTCCAGAGAAAACTTCATCATTGATTTACACAATGTGTCTTTTGTTGTATTTTGTTGTTTCTAACTCAATGCCTAATTACATTCTTTTTAAATGTTGATAACTTGACGGGTGCAGATTCATCATTACCAGCTTGATTCTTGACCTTACCTGGAAATTGATATTTATTTTTAGATGGCAATGTATTTATTTTTAGAAAATGAACTTCGTCCAACATAAATTGCATTGGTATTTAGTTACTTTCCCATTTTATTTGCTTCTACCTGAACTGGAGTATCCCTCAAAACTTAGGTCGTAGACAAGAGCCATAATAGATTTACCTTCATTACTGAGGAGAGTTTTGTCTTTTCTTTTCCATCGCCTTGATGAACAAGTAAACCTTCAGATTTGGATACCTTCACTTTTATGTGACTCCAATGAAATACTCAATTCTACTTAACAGAGTTCTATTATGTGTATTTTGGTTTAGATATCTCAACATATTATTCTTGATCTACCGGGGCTTGCATTCTGCGGGGACTATACAATGTTGGAACTTTATGAGGATGACATATCTTATCATGCGCATGGTCTAGACTTTATGGCATGAGATCAGGTAGTGATTTATAAAATACATGTAAATCAAGTAAGTTTGTATTATTATATGTGCGAACCAGTAGTATTCTCCCtattcatttttatttttattttcatgGAACTTGACGTACATCAAGCACGTTATTCCCTATTCTCCCACTACGTCAAGCCTTTCAGCGTTCCTTTGGTCGCATCATCGTCGTGCTTCGTCGTCCACGTGGGCCAGCACAATTAAAACCTGCGCGTCTCTCTAAGTATAGGTAGTTGAGAACCACCTGTTATTTGGGTTTCTTCTCTCTGAGTGCATCAAACCAGCGTAAGTTCTTGAACTTACATTAGAAATAGATGACTAGATTCATTTTGTATGGGACATTCAAGAATTGTCTTCTGCAGCCTTATCGGACATTCAAGTTCGTTTGCCTAGATCATATTGCGTGAACTCCCAAAGACATACCTGAAGCTTCAGCAAGAAAATTTTCATACTCTAGCAACAACTTTCTTTCTTGCAACCTGAAACACTCTGGGGGGGGACAAAAATTTCAGAAGCCACGCATCTCGGTGGAGGAAAATTTCCAGAAGCCAAATTGTGCAATATCATAGGTAAATGTGCATATCTCATTAGCTTTTATTCTTTTGAAGCATCCCGAAACCCTCCAAAGTCACACTATTCTGTTCACAACATCATATGGCTAATTGCAGGCGAGTTCAACAGCAGTCCGTTGCAACACCATAGAGGATTTGAATGGAAACAAATATTGGTTATCCTTTTTTGTACTCTTGCCATGTGAGAACTGCATAATGATTTTCAGAATGAGTCGAGTTCTTGCACTGCCACTCTGGTGAGTCCACTCACAACCAACATGTTTCCGTCCGATTCCCATTTGGAAGTGAGTGTTTTCTTGTCTTTGCGATTCATTTGTTTAGAAAGCTGATGGATCATCTAGGATATACAAAATTCTGGACAGCCATCTCGATATGACCATGAGAAACTTGCAGGCACAATTTTAATCAAATCAATATCCAATGCATTTTTGTTGGTACAAAAGAGCTATTTGATGAACTATTGTCAGGCTTTTAGCCTGGAAAGATAGGTTCTCACAATTTTTATTGAGAGTAGATTGTGTGATAACTGATGTTATTTTCAGCTGGACCATTGTTTAAACTTCATGCTGCAGTTCAGGTACTGCATTGAAATATCAATTGATTTAATCTCTTGTGTTGAAAAAATAGAGATGCATTGCTACATATTGGTATCCTACTGCCTACGGGTAGGCGTTTATAAAGAAATACAAGAAGGGTTACAAAATTACAATATGATGTAAATTCTGATCGCGCAAACATTTGCAAATATATTCCAATATGATGTAAATTCTACAGATATTTGAGAACGTAATACTTTTATAAGTGTTACAAAAATATCAAAATATTTGCAAGCAATATATGTGTGCACATTGTAGAATCATTACAAAAGAGGTAGACATCAGCTCAAGGGACCTGTTTTGGCTCCACATAATTTGGCAATAAATAACGACAACAATGGGCTTCTTTTGGCTCGACACAATGTCAAAATATTTTGCAAGTTTGATTTCTCACCTACAATTTAAAACCTATAGCCGTTACATGTTTGTTTTCCTTTTGCTGGCAAGATGGGATTACTGTGACATCTCAAACATGTGCATCAGCATATGCCGAACACAATGACTGACCATAATGCAAATTATTAAGTAGCTTATATTCTGCTCGCAGTTGGACTGTACTGGATTCAACTTGCAAGAGAAAACACACCTTCGTTAGTTGTAAAAAAAACACACCTTCGTTCCTTGTACATACAATGTTAGTATGATATAAAATTTTCTTATGATATAAAATTTTCTTATGTAGACTACAATTTGTGTCAACACTATGATTGCCCTCCGATAAAAAGTTATAGCACAATTGGAACCAACCAGAATAGTATTAGCATATGATTCTACATCATATGGCCGCCATGAATTTATCTCTCATTAGCTTTATGACTCTTTCATTTGTCTTTGACTCCTGCACAGTTCACTGATGGACTAAAAGGGGAGGAGCATCGCGAGGCTTCgcgtgagggacatgaggagtgggacaagtttgtcgttggtgAGGACATGCGGCTTGTGGCGATGAGGGGTGGGGGCGAGATGCTGGGAAGAGAGGAGCGGGAGGCAGGGGAAATtaggcggcggtggaggccgtTCGGTGTCATTGGCAGTAGGAGACGGCGATCCGGTGGCGCTCAATAGGCATGTGTGCGCGTTGAGGCAAAGAGAACCAGTGAATCTCGTTGACCCTTTATTTATCTCTCTCTGACTTCTCCGGCTGCTCAGTACTAGATTTTTCTACACCCGCCAGCGCTGAGGCAAGACGCATGCAACATGCCTGTAATCGATGGGACGTACCGTATCAAGATTTTTCTACACCAGTCCAACCATATTTTTATTTCATTTCATTCCATATTTATTCTGAAGATTATTTTAGGATTGCTTTGACAGACCGGGTTGTTTCTTAGATCTTCTCAATCAGGCATAATATGTagtcacctcttatttgttgttACTAGACGTATGTACAAGATTTGAGTTGGATAGTATTACATCATTTTAGTTGTGTGATAAACAAACTGGAGTTCATTTATTTATCCACTCATTGTAGGGCCTTGTGCATGCATTCGTTGTACTTCAATCTCAGACATCATCTCATTTTTGCTGGATATAAGGAAGCCTCGTCATTGCAATAGTCATGGTATGTCTTGTTGTTGTGTTCGGTATTATCATGTTACAGTACGTTATGAAATTtctgatttgttttgaatttttgtagTGAGTTGTAAGTTATATATGTGCATCGAGAAATGAAATCGGaagacccgtggcaacgcacgggcatttgtactagttattaatcaaggaggaagaggtcgTTAAGCAGCAACCCATGTCACCCATGTCCCAACGCACGTCACAGCAACATGCCTTTGCTTGTCGTTGAGCAGGCGTACAGTTTTTCAGGTCCATCACGGAGCGAGACCTCCATATAAGTACCGCCTACCGCAGACTCCATCCTCAGAACCAAGAAACCTAGCCGAATCAGCTAGCTACCCGGCAACCACCTGTCCGCTCTCAGACTCCTCCCGATCCATCAAACACAGTACATACATGGCGAAGGTTCACCCGAATATGGTGCCACGGCCGGTCAGCGCCGTCGCCGAGCGAGCGGAGGAGGCGCCGACGACGCTGACAGTGTGGCGCAAGTCGCTGCTGTTCGACTGCAAGGGGTTCACGGTGTTCGACGCCAAGGGCAACCTGGCCTACCGCGTCGACAGCTACGCGTCCGAGACCGGCGACGAGGTCGTCCTCATGGACGCGGCCGGCCGCCCCGCCTTCACCGTGCGGCGAAAGCGGTTCAGCCTCCAGGGAGATCAGTGGCTCGTGTTCCCCGGCGAGGAGACGCGACGGCCGGTCTACGCCGTCCGGCGGAGCGGGAGGGGCAAGACGATGGCGCATGTCACTGCCTGCAGCGGGGGCGCTTCGCCCTCGCCGTCGTACGAGGTGGAGGGGTCATACGCGCGGCGGTGCTGCGTGATGTACGACGCCGAGAGGCGCGCGGTAGCGGAGGTGAGGCCCAAGGAGGTGGTCGGCACGGACGTGTTCCGCCTGGTGGTGCAGCCCGGCGTCGGTGTGTCGCTCGCCATGGCCGTGGTCGTGGCGCTCGAGCAGATGTTCGCCAGGCCGTCCCTCCTCCGGAGCTGGTCTACGTAAATTAGTTACCTATATAGTTTGTTTGTTGTATTTTGATCTAGTCAAGCTAGCTCTTTTTgccccttccacttggggttatgAACGAGTGAAAATCGATGGATGATCGATGTGTGTGGGCATGAGAGCATCCTATGCTCCGTGACGCCCCCAATTCGCAAATACTGGTATATGGCCAACTGAATTTCTTTTTGGATCCCATCCATGGAAGTCTTGCCTCCTCCTGCTGCGTGTGTATGTGTGTGTCAGAGAGCAAACCGTTAATTTTGTAAAGACGGATCGAACTGTAGATACCTAGAAACAGGAATGGAAAAGAATACTAGTAGTGGACAAATCCCTTTGTATACGGTTCTCAGCTTTTCGAATTGGAGATAACATCTTGTTTTCTACGGAGTGCTGTCACCATCTTCTTGCGCACATATATATGTTTCGTGGCTTTCGAGCTGTTATCTTTACAACGCGATCGGCCAGATCACCAGAGAGATCCAGAGAGAGAGACATTGTTTCTCGTCATCTCCTCTACTTTCTACGATGGATGGAAACATCGAATCATATTTGTCAAAACATTTCTGTCCCGCCTTTTCGATCATGTGGACTGGTAGCCTAGGCAGGACCATGACTCGTTGATTGGTGAAAATCGATGGATGGATCGATGTGTGTGGGCATGAGAGCAGGCTCTGCTCCGTGATGCCCCCAATTCGAATGCATATACTGGTATATGGTCAATTGAATCTCCTTTTGGATCCATTCTCATATCCATGGATGTCTTCCCTCCTCCTGCTGCGTCTATGTATGTGTGTGTGTTCGAAATCAAATCGTGAATTTTGGAAGGATGGATGGAATTATATATAGATACCCAGTACAGGAATGAAAAAGAATACTAGTAGTACTACGAATTCTTTTGTATACGGTTCTCAGCTTCTCGACTTGGCGATAACATCTTGTGCTCTACAGAGTGCCGTCACCATCTTCTTCTTGCGTACATACATAGGTTTCGTGGCTTTCCAGCTTCTGGTTTTGGTATCTCTTCAAAGGGATCAGCCAGATCACTAGAGGGAGACATCCTTTCTCGTCTTCTCCTCTAATTTCTGCGCTAGGTGGAAACATGGAATCATATTTGTGGAAGCATTTCTGTCCGGCCTTTTCGATCATGTGGACTGGTAGGCAGGAACATGACTCGTCGATTGGCCCCTTGCTAGCTAGCCTCCTGGGACCATGCCGTCCTGGAGAAGAGGCGTGCACACCTGGGACCTGGGAGGG
Coding sequences within it:
- the LOC127344821 gene encoding protein LURP-one-related 8-like, yielding MAKVHPNMVPRPVSAVAERAEEAPTTLTVWRKSLLFDCKGFTVFDAKGNLAYRVDSYASETGDEVVLMDAAGRPAFTVRRKRFSLQGDQWLVFPGEETRRPVYAVRRSGRGKTMAHVTACSGGASPSPSYEVEGSYARRCCVMYDAERRAVAEVRPKEVVGTDVFRLVVQPGVGVSLAMAVVVALEQMFARPSLLRSWST